A single region of the Kineosporiaceae bacterium SCSIO 59966 genome encodes:
- a CDS encoding phage holin family protein encodes MRNFLIKVVVNALAIWVATLVVPGISATGRGTDLGNQVLTFLVIGLIFGLVNAVVKPVVALLALPLYVLTLGLFSFIVNALMLELTSWISQATPLTFHVEDFFWSAVLGAVVVTFVSMVLNLILPDRD; translated from the coding sequence ATGAGAAACTTTCTGATCAAGGTCGTCGTCAACGCGCTGGCGATCTGGGTGGCGACCCTCGTCGTCCCCGGCATCAGCGCAACCGGCCGCGGCACCGACCTGGGCAACCAGGTCCTGACGTTCCTCGTCATCGGGCTGATCTTCGGGCTGGTCAACGCGGTCGTGAAGCCGGTGGTCGCACTGCTGGCGCTGCCGCTCTACGTCCTGACCCTCGGGCTGTTCTCGTTCATCGTCAACGCGCTCATGCTCGAGCTCACGTCGTGGATCTCCCAGGCGACGCCGCTGACCTTCCACGTCGAGGACTTCTTCTGGAGCGCGGTGCTGGGGGCGGTCGTCGTCACCTTCGTCAGCATGGTACTCAACCTCATCCTCCCCGACCGCGACTGA